Proteins found in one Takifugu rubripes chromosome 15, fTakRub1.2, whole genome shotgun sequence genomic segment:
- the LOC101065826 gene encoding cornifelin homolog B-like, giving the protein MSSTLVIRQPQPVMSSLESDEWGSGICDCRQDVPECCFAFWCLPCFACITTKKYGQCLCLPLLDIGCIPPITLAMRVSMRERYGIKDTICRDCLFATFCIACSWCQMSREMRKRDIQVLLVGAKNS; this is encoded by the exons ATGTCCTCCACGCTGGTCATCAGGCAGCCTCAGCCGGTGATGAGTTCCCTGGAGTCTGATGAGTGGGGGTCAGGCATATGTGACTGCCGTCAGGACGTACCTGAGT GTTGCTTTGCCTTCTGGTGCTTACCTTGTTTCGCCTGTATAACCACCAAGAAGTACGGTCAATGTCtgtgtctccccctgctggacatcGGCTGTATTCCCCCCATCACCTTGGCCATGAGGGTCTCCATGCGGGAACGCTACGGCATCAAA GACACCATCTGTCGAGACTGTTTGTTCGCCACCTTCTGCATCGCCTGCTCCTGGTGCCAGATGTCcagagagatgaggaagagggacaTTCAAGTGCTTCTCGTCGGTGCCAAGAACTCGTGA
- the znf346 gene encoding zinc finger protein 346 — MAVAMQMENIPAGLAEVNKMIEEHSDLFSDTQCKICSAVLISTSQKLTHYQSKKHANKVRRYFSTHIQKEPELKKMKLSTVDSSDCNNGDTDRSKVCQVCNMKFSSPVVAESHYQGKVHAKNLRLKSVGPQMPLTVQTPAAVQPRKKPAEDPSGTAGSGGGGGGDDDDNDSNRFCSMCQASFNNPLMAQQHYVGKKHRKQMTKMKLMETYGPATAPASTLKGYPCTICKIELNSVEQYQSHISGAKHNNQVKKLSLNTTGSQNPAEQSQGGNDQYTKTEGQFASEGNQYTNTNNQYPAGGNQYTPEDTRYSEEYHFT, encoded by the exons ATGGCTGTTGCGATGCAGATGGAAAATATTCCTGCGGGGCTGGCGGAGG TAAATAAGATGATAGAGGAGCACAGCGACCTGTTTTCCGACACGCAGTGTAAAATCTGCAGCGCTGTCCTAATTTCCACGTCTCAGAAGTTGACTCATTATCAG AGCAAGAAACATGCGAACAAAGTGCGCCGTTATTTTTCCACCCACATCCAGAAGGAGCCTGAGCTCAAAAAGATGAAATTGTCGACAGTCGACAGT TCAGACTGCAACAACGGAGACACGGACAGATCTAAAGTCTGTCAAGTGTGTAACATGAAGTTCTCCTCTCCTGTGGTGGCCGAGTCGCACTACCAGGGCAAAGTTCACGCCAAGAACCTGAGACTGAAGTCCGTTGGTCCACAAATGCCAC TAACCGTTCAAACACCAGCAGCCGTTCAGcccaggaagaaaccagcagagGATCCCAGCGGCACAgcgggcagcggcggcggcggcggcggcgacgaTGACGATAACGACTCCAACCGTTTCTGCTCCATGTGCCAGGCGTCGTTCAACAATCCGCTCATGGCTCAGCAGCACTACGTCGGCAAGAAGCACAGAAAACAGATGACAAAGATGAAGCTGATGGAGACGTACGGGCCGGCCACGGCTCCAG CTTCCACTCTGAAGGGCTACCCATGCACCATCTGTAAGATTGAGCTAAACTCTGTGGAGCAGTACCAGTCTCACATCAGTGGGGCCAAACACAATAACCA agTGAAGAAGTTGAGCCTGAACACTACAGGAAGCCAAAACCCTGCAGAACAATCACAAGGGGGCAACGACCAGTACACCAAAACAGAAGGCCAGTTTGCTTCTGAGGGTAACCAGTACACTAACACAAATAACCAGTACCCAGCTGGGGGGAACCAGTACACCCCTGAGGACACGCGGTACTCAGAGGAGTATCACTTTACCTAA